A window of Aeromicrobium sp. Root236 contains these coding sequences:
- a CDS encoding ABC transporter family substrate-binding protein produces the protein MRTIAAPAALLLTGSLLLSGCSVVSGDDNPSTPKASTGKTLKNTAWHTAPAAEVAQGGTLRLGTTAVPRNFNPQHPDAVNTDAARILAPTVGSAIRITPTGSWQVDHDYAESIEVADTDPLTIKVRLNPKAVWQGGTSITAADMKAYWKALNGSDDDYQVASTEGFEDIGSVEQGKTKFDYTVTFKKPNAEWPLYVYPHLAANVSSSPKLFNTAFRTRAISSNGPFLVSSIDTVKGTITEQPNPRWWGAKPKLSKVVFQVAPSDVLAKAFAAGELDAVDLEANTYKTAAKADDSSIERAAGIEWSQVTLNGGRGPLEDPDVRRAVAHAIDRQGIAEQASAAVGAPASPLGSVMLVPGQQGYVDSSASIAYDPDKAADLLTKAGWQKGSDGIRTRKGARLTLTLPVPAKTPANSRRAAQIADDLRKVGIDVKVTSVPADQFFTKTVIPLDFDLVTFVRRGSPFPIGAAEPMFHPVDSAQNYTGVSEERFGKGWDITKGTLDDQLRLKRVAKLDEWVFENPTVIPLAVTPIVVAVRSRLVNYGAAQFEQPDWTIVGFTQKK, from the coding sequence ATGCGTACGATCGCGGCCCCTGCCGCACTCCTCCTCACCGGGAGCCTCCTGCTCTCCGGTTGCTCGGTGGTGTCCGGAGACGACAATCCGTCGACGCCCAAGGCCAGCACCGGCAAGACGCTGAAGAACACCGCGTGGCACACCGCGCCCGCTGCCGAGGTCGCCCAGGGCGGCACGTTGCGCCTCGGCACGACGGCCGTACCCCGCAACTTCAACCCCCAGCACCCTGACGCGGTCAACACCGATGCCGCGCGCATCCTCGCGCCCACGGTCGGGTCCGCGATCCGCATCACCCCGACGGGCAGCTGGCAGGTCGACCACGACTACGCCGAGTCCATCGAGGTCGCCGACACCGATCCGCTCACGATCAAGGTGCGGCTCAATCCCAAGGCGGTCTGGCAGGGCGGCACGTCGATCACCGCCGCCGACATGAAGGCCTACTGGAAGGCCCTCAACGGCTCCGACGACGACTACCAGGTGGCCTCGACCGAAGGCTTCGAGGACATCGGTTCGGTCGAGCAGGGCAAGACGAAGTTCGACTACACCGTCACGTTCAAGAAGCCCAACGCCGAGTGGCCGCTCTACGTCTACCCGCACCTGGCGGCCAACGTCTCGTCGTCGCCCAAGCTGTTCAACACGGCGTTCCGCACGCGGGCCATCTCGTCCAACGGTCCGTTCCTGGTGTCGTCGATCGACACGGTCAAGGGCACGATCACCGAGCAGCCCAACCCTCGCTGGTGGGGCGCCAAGCCCAAGCTGTCCAAGGTCGTCTTCCAGGTCGCGCCCTCGGACGTGCTGGCCAAGGCGTTCGCCGCCGGGGAGCTCGACGCGGTCGACCTCGAGGCCAACACCTACAAGACCGCCGCCAAGGCGGACGACAGCTCGATCGAGCGCGCGGCCGGCATCGAGTGGTCACAGGTGACCCTCAACGGTGGGCGCGGACCGCTCGAGGACCCGGACGTCCGCCGCGCCGTCGCCCACGCGATCGACCGCCAGGGCATCGCCGAGCAGGCCTCGGCCGCGGTGGGTGCGCCGGCGAGCCCGCTCGGCAGCGTCATGCTCGTGCCCGGCCAGCAGGGCTACGTCGACTCGTCGGCCTCGATCGCCTACGACCCGGACAAGGCGGCCGACCTGCTCACCAAGGCCGGTTGGCAGAAGGGGTCGGACGGCATCCGCACCCGCAAGGGCGCGCGGCTGACCCTGACGCTGCCGGTGCCGGCCAAGACACCGGCCAACAGCCGCCGCGCGGCCCAGATCGCCGACGACCTCCGCAAGGTCGGCATCGACGTCAAGGTCACGAGCGTGCCGGCCGATCAGTTCTTCACCAAGACCGTCATCCCGCTCGACTTCGACCTGGTGACGTTCGTACGTCGTGGGTCGCCGTTCCCGATCGGTGCGGCGGAGCCGATGTTCCACCCCGTGGACTCGGCGCAGAACTACACCGGCGTCAGCGAGGAGCGGTTCGGCAAGGGCTGGGACATCACCAAGGGCACCCTCGACGACCAGCTGCGGCTCAAGCGGGTGGCCAAGCTCGATGAGTGGGTGTTCGAGAACCCGACCGTGATCCCGCTCGCCGTGACCCCGATCGTCGTGGCGGTGCGTTCGCGGCTGGTCAACTACGGCGCAGCGCAGTTCGAGCAGCCGGACTGGACGATCGTCGGCTTCACGCAGAAGAAGTAG
- the rplI gene encoding 50S ribosomal protein L9, which yields MKLILTHEVTNLGAPGDIVEVKDGYGRNFLLPRNFAIRWSKGAAKQVESIRAAREAHAVHDLEEAQSIKGNLEANPINVPVRAGVGGRLFGAVTVSDIADALAAFGAKVDKRRIEVGNPIKSLGAHTVSVRVHPDVSAQVKLNVVASK from the coding sequence ATGAAGCTCATCCTCACCCACGAGGTCACCAACCTCGGAGCCCCCGGCGACATCGTCGAGGTCAAGGACGGCTACGGCCGCAACTTCCTGCTGCCGCGCAACTTCGCCATCCGTTGGTCGAAGGGCGCTGCCAAGCAGGTCGAGTCGATCCGCGCGGCGCGCGAAGCCCACGCCGTGCACGACCTCGAGGAGGCCCAGAGCATCAAGGGCAACCTCGAGGCCAACCCGATCAACGTCCCGGTTCGCGCCGGCGTCGGCGGCCGCCTGTTCGGCGCCGTCACGGTCTCCGACATCGCTGACGCGCTCGCCGCGTTCGGCGCCAAGGTCGACAAGCGTCGCATCGAGGTCGGCAACCCGATCAAGTCGCTCGGGGCCCACACGGTCTCGGTGCGCGTGCACCCCGACGTGAGCGCGCAGGTCAAGCTCAACGTGGTCGCCTCCAAGTAG
- the rpsR gene encoding 30S ribosomal protein S18 translates to MAKPVVRKPKKKSNPLTAAKVTEIDYKDTALLRKFISDRGKIRARRVTGVSVQEQRLIAKAIKNAREMALLPYTSTSR, encoded by the coding sequence ATGGCAAAGCCAGTAGTCCGGAAGCCGAAGAAGAAGAGCAACCCGCTCACTGCGGCCAAGGTCACCGAAATCGATTACAAGGACACCGCGCTGCTGCGCAAGTTCATCTCGGACCGCGGCAAGATCCGCGCGCGCCGGGTGACGGGTGTCTCCGTCCAGGAGCAGCGTCTCATCGCCAAGGCCATCAAGAACGCCCGCGAGATGGCCCTGCTGCCCTACACCTCGACCAGCCGCTAA
- a CDS encoding single-stranded DNA-binding protein, with product MAGETVITVIGNLTDDPELKFTPSGAAVANFTVASTPRTFDRQTNEWKDGDALFIRCAAWRQLAENVAESLQKGQRVIVTGALRIRNFERQDGSKGTSVEINVDEIGPSLRYATAKVTKANRSGGGDFGGGQGGQGGGNAGGGGAAQSNPWSTQPAAQGGSDAWGGNAGTTDEPPF from the coding sequence ATGGCAGGCGAAACCGTCATCACCGTCATCGGCAACCTCACCGACGACCCGGAGCTCAAGTTCACTCCTTCGGGCGCCGCGGTTGCCAACTTCACCGTCGCGTCGACGCCTCGTACGTTCGACCGTCAGACGAATGAGTGGAAGGACGGCGATGCGCTGTTCATCCGTTGCGCCGCATGGCGTCAGCTGGCCGAGAACGTCGCGGAGTCACTGCAGAAGGGTCAGCGCGTCATCGTGACGGGCGCCCTCCGCATCCGCAACTTCGAGCGCCAGGACGGATCGAAGGGCACGAGCGTCGAGATCAACGTCGACGAGATCGGCCCCTCGCTGCGCTACGCCACGGCCAAGGTCACCAAGGCCAACCGCTCCGGCGGCGGCGACTTCGGTGGCGGCCAGGGCGGCCAGGGCGGCGGCAACGCCGGTGGCGGCGGAGCTGCGCAGAGCAACCCGTGGTCCACGCAGCCCGCGGCACAGGGTGGGTCTGACGCCTGGGGCGGCAACGCCGGCACGACCGACGAGCCCCCCTTCTAA
- the rpsF gene encoding 30S ribosomal protein S6: protein MRPYEVMIILDPDLEERTVAPSLDTYLNVVRQDGGSVDNVDVWGKRRLAYEINKKNEGIYAVVQLQAEPATVKELDRQLTLNESVVRTKVTRPDVK from the coding sequence TTGCGCCCGTACGAAGTCATGATCATCCTTGATCCTGATCTCGAAGAACGTACCGTCGCCCCCAGCCTGGACACGTACCTCAACGTCGTGCGCCAGGACGGCGGCTCAGTCGACAACGTCGACGTGTGGGGCAAGCGTCGCCTCGCCTACGAGATCAACAAGAAGAACGAGGGCATCTACGCCGTCGTCCAGCTCCAGGCGGAGCCGGCCACGGTCAAGGAGCTCGATCGTCAGCTCACGCTCAACGAGTCCGTTGTGCGTACGAAGGTCACACGTCCCGACGTGAAGTAG
- a CDS encoding nuclear transport factor 2 family protein, with product MDLQEMSDRLEITDVLIRYTRAIDTFDWDRLDSVFVPDARIDYTESGGIAGAYPEVKPWLAEVLPAFFRKLMHTLGQVEIVVRGDDADVTAYFHNPMTMDDGAGGEKVVEIGGLYHHTMVRTPDGWRSRELREEVVWKRNI from the coding sequence ATGGACCTTCAGGAGATGAGCGACCGGCTCGAGATCACCGACGTGCTGATCCGCTACACGCGGGCGATCGACACGTTCGACTGGGACCGGCTCGACAGCGTGTTCGTGCCCGACGCCCGGATCGACTACACCGAGTCCGGTGGCATCGCCGGCGCGTACCCCGAGGTGAAGCCGTGGCTCGCCGAGGTGCTGCCGGCGTTCTTCCGCAAGCTCATGCACACCCTCGGCCAGGTCGAGATCGTGGTGCGAGGTGACGACGCGGACGTGACGGCGTACTTCCACAACCCCATGACGATGGACGACGGGGCCGGCGGCGAGAAGGTCGTGGAGATCGGCGGGCTCTACCACCACACGATGGTCCGTACGCCCGACGGCTGGCGCAGCCGTGAGCTGCGCGAAGAGGTCGTCTGGAAGCGCAACATCTGA
- a CDS encoding TIGR03619 family F420-dependent LLM class oxidoreductase, which yields MRFTYAEAMTQAAYYAPLAQAAEAAGYTSMTVADSLIYPKESDSKYPYTDTGDREFLEGKEFIEAMILCAHLFAVTSTLRLTPFVLKLPVRPPVLVAKQASSLAFLSGNRLGLGVGISPWPEDFANLQVDWARRGKRMDECMDILRGLTTGEFFGYQGEFYDIDELKLCPAPTEKIPLLVGGHVDKALQRAVLKGDGWMHAGGDGEELDRLLSRLAEIRKAEGDTRDDFEVHVISYDAYDLDGIKRLEDKGVTDCIVGFRIPYIKGPDTEPLETKIKHLEQYAENIIHKV from the coding sequence ATGCGTTTCACCTATGCCGAGGCCATGACCCAGGCTGCCTACTACGCGCCGCTGGCCCAGGCGGCCGAGGCCGCCGGCTACACCTCGATGACCGTCGCGGACTCCTTGATCTATCCCAAGGAGTCGGACTCGAAGTATCCCTACACCGACACCGGCGACCGGGAGTTCCTCGAGGGCAAGGAGTTCATCGAGGCGATGATCCTCTGCGCGCACCTGTTCGCGGTGACCTCGACGCTGCGCCTGACCCCGTTCGTGCTCAAGCTGCCCGTACGCCCGCCGGTGCTCGTCGCGAAGCAGGCGTCGTCGCTGGCCTTCCTCTCCGGCAACCGGCTCGGGCTCGGCGTCGGCATCTCGCCCTGGCCCGAGGACTTCGCCAACCTGCAGGTCGACTGGGCGCGACGCGGCAAGCGGATGGACGAGTGCATGGACATCCTGCGCGGGCTGACGACCGGGGAGTTCTTCGGCTACCAGGGCGAGTTCTACGACATCGACGAGCTCAAGCTGTGTCCTGCGCCGACCGAGAAGATCCCGTTGCTCGTCGGCGGCCACGTCGACAAGGCGCTGCAGCGGGCCGTGTTGAAGGGCGACGGCTGGATGCATGCCGGCGGCGACGGCGAGGAGCTCGACCGGCTGCTCAGCCGACTCGCCGAGATCCGCAAGGCCGAGGGCGACACCCGCGACGACTTCGAGGTGCACGTGATCTCGTACGACGCGTACGACCTCGACGGCATCAAGCGCCTCGAGGACAAGGGCGTCACGGACTGCATCGTCGGTTTCCGGATCCCCTACATCAAGGGCCCCGACACCGAGCCGCTCGAGACCAAGATCAAGCACCTCGAGCAGTACGCGGAGAACATCATCCACAAGGTGTGA
- a CDS encoding YciI family protein, with protein MTQYAALIYSHDGDWTSPEEAETTKMYAEFSENQAASIRGGAALHPTSTATVVKVEGGRGGDVLTTDGPFVEAREVLSGFYLIEADDLDSAVAIAAQIPGAWDGGVELRPVIQF; from the coding sequence ATGACCCAGTACGCAGCCCTCATCTACAGCCACGACGGCGACTGGACCTCACCCGAAGAGGCCGAGACGACCAAGATGTACGCCGAGTTCAGCGAGAACCAGGCCGCTTCGATCCGCGGCGGAGCGGCGCTCCACCCGACCTCCACCGCGACGGTCGTCAAGGTCGAGGGTGGCCGCGGCGGTGACGTCCTGACGACCGACGGCCCGTTCGTCGAGGCCCGCGAGGTCCTGTCCGGGTTCTACCTGATCGAGGCCGACGACCTCGACAGCGCGGTGGCGATCGCCGCACAGATCCCCGGCGCCTGGGACGGCGGGGTCGAGCTGCGGCCCGTCATCCAGTTCTGA
- a CDS encoding RNA polymerase sigma factor, which translates to MPEASSVLAELVRDEGRRVLATLIRTTGSMTIAEDAVQEAAISALEHWPRDGIPDNPRAWLTTVARRKAVDAIRREAARGDKEVRAMDLTSGPADVPESVVRDDELRLVFTCCHPALSLATQTTLSLTTLCGLSVADTARLLLTSESAMARRLTRAKHKIAVAGIPYRIPPDAELPERLDAVATTVYLLFTAGVAGGDEPVRPRLCDEAIRLGRLLVELMPDESSLQGLLALMLLTDARRVTRADEAGELVLIADQDRTRWDAARIAEGAALVEAALRRSRHRAGRFELEAAIAACHATAKTYDETDWGDIIALYDALLQLTPTDVVRLNRAVAIGERDGAAAGLDELDRLTGLDRFYLWHACRAELLARLGRADEAAAAFESALACGPPAAERRFIEGRAAASR; encoded by the coding sequence GTGCCCGAGGCGTCGTCGGTCCTGGCCGAGCTCGTACGCGACGAGGGTCGCCGCGTCCTGGCGACCCTCATCCGTACGACCGGGAGCATGACGATCGCCGAGGACGCCGTGCAGGAGGCGGCGATCTCGGCGCTCGAGCACTGGCCCCGCGACGGCATCCCCGACAACCCTCGCGCCTGGCTGACCACGGTCGCCCGCCGCAAGGCGGTCGACGCCATCCGGCGCGAGGCGGCGCGCGGTGACAAGGAGGTGCGCGCCATGGACCTGACGAGTGGTCCGGCCGACGTGCCCGAGTCTGTGGTGCGCGACGACGAGCTCCGGCTCGTGTTCACGTGCTGCCACCCGGCTCTCTCGCTGGCGACCCAGACGACGCTCAGCCTGACGACGCTGTGCGGACTGAGCGTGGCCGACACGGCACGCCTCCTGCTGACGTCGGAGAGCGCCATGGCCCGGCGGCTCACCCGGGCCAAGCACAAGATCGCGGTGGCCGGCATCCCCTACCGCATCCCGCCGGACGCGGAGCTGCCCGAGCGGCTCGACGCCGTGGCCACGACGGTCTACCTCCTGTTCACCGCAGGAGTGGCCGGCGGCGACGAGCCCGTACGGCCCCGGCTCTGCGACGAGGCGATCCGGCTCGGGCGGCTGCTCGTCGAGCTGATGCCCGACGAGTCCTCGTTGCAGGGCTTGCTGGCGCTGATGCTCCTGACGGATGCCCGGCGAGTGACCCGCGCCGACGAGGCCGGTGAGCTCGTGCTGATCGCCGACCAGGACCGCACGCGCTGGGACGCCGCACGCATCGCCGAGGGCGCCGCGCTGGTCGAGGCAGCGCTGCGGCGTTCACGTCACCGGGCCGGCCGCTTCGAGCTCGAGGCCGCCATCGCCGCGTGCCACGCCACCGCCAAGACGTACGACGAGACCGACTGGGGCGACATCATCGCGCTCTACGACGCGCTGCTGCAGCTGACCCCGACCGACGTCGTCCGGCTCAACCGCGCCGTCGCCATCGGGGAGCGCGACGGCGCCGCAGCCGGCCTCGACGAGCTCGACCGGCTGACGGGGCTCGACCGGTTCTACCTGTGGCACGCGTGCCGGGCCGAGCTGCTGGCCCGGCTCGGACGCGCGGACGAGGCGGCCGCAGCGTTCGAGTCCGCCCTCGCCTGCGGCCCGCCGGCCGCCGAACGACGATTCATCGAGGGGCGGGCAGCCGCTAGTCGCTGA
- a CDS encoding TIGR03617 family F420-dependent LLM class oxidoreductase, producing MTQPILDIAFHGDAAEIAAVAAEAEARGVGGLFVAEAAHDPYIALALAGSATSRMQLGSSVAIAFARTPMSTAYSAWDVHRLSQGRLVLGLGTQIKPHITRRFAMPWSSPAPRMSEYVEALRAIFDSWQNGSKLDFQGDFYAHTLMPPLFNPGPVEGGPPPIWLAAVGPRMLAAAGSVADGLICHPLLSRSYLDEVVVPAVKAGRDAGQHAEEPFTTSVMCMVATGRTDEELAAAIAGTKRQIGFYSSTPAYLPVLEHHGWGDLHTEAHALTKSNRWAELGDLVDDDVLAAFAVVGDLPTARAEFRSRFAGSAQRIITSIPYDADNLLALDLVSD from the coding sequence ATGACCCAGCCGATCCTCGACATCGCCTTCCACGGAGACGCAGCCGAGATCGCCGCCGTCGCCGCAGAGGCGGAGGCCCGCGGGGTGGGCGGGCTCTTCGTCGCCGAGGCTGCCCACGATCCCTACATCGCGCTCGCCCTTGCCGGCTCGGCGACCAGTCGGATGCAGCTCGGCAGCTCGGTCGCGATCGCGTTCGCGCGGACACCGATGTCGACCGCCTACTCGGCATGGGACGTGCACCGGCTGAGTCAAGGTCGTCTCGTGCTGGGCCTCGGCACGCAGATCAAGCCGCACATCACCCGCCGGTTCGCGATGCCGTGGTCGAGCCCGGCGCCGCGGATGTCGGAGTACGTCGAGGCGCTCCGCGCGATCTTCGACAGCTGGCAGAACGGTTCGAAGCTCGACTTCCAGGGCGACTTCTACGCGCACACGCTGATGCCGCCGCTCTTCAACCCCGGGCCGGTCGAGGGCGGACCACCACCGATCTGGCTGGCGGCGGTCGGACCGCGGATGCTGGCCGCGGCCGGGTCGGTCGCCGACGGGTTGATCTGCCACCCGTTGCTGTCACGGAGCTATCTCGACGAGGTGGTCGTGCCGGCGGTGAAGGCAGGTCGTGACGCCGGGCAGCACGCCGAGGAGCCGTTCACGACCTCGGTGATGTGCATGGTCGCGACCGGTCGTACGGACGAGGAGCTGGCGGCGGCGATCGCCGGGACCAAACGACAGATCGGCTTCTACTCCTCGACCCCCGCCTACCTGCCGGTGCTGGAGCACCACGGCTGGGGTGACCTGCACACCGAGGCGCACGCACTGACCAAGAGCAACCGATGGGCCGAGCTCGGCGACCTCGTCGACGACGACGTGCTCGCGGCGTTCGCCGTGGTCGGCGACCTGCCGACTGCCCGCGCCGAGTTCCGCTCGAGGTTCGCCGGGTCGGCCCAGCGCATCATCACGTCGATCCCCTACGACGCCGACAATCTGCTCGCGCTCGACCTGGTCAGCGACTAG